One Perognathus longimembris pacificus isolate PPM17 chromosome 2, ASM2315922v1, whole genome shotgun sequence DNA segment encodes these proteins:
- the Rbp4 gene encoding retinol-binding protein 4, translating to MAWMWALVLLAALGSGGAERDCRVSSFRVKENFDKARFAGTWYAIAKKDPEGLFLQDNIIAEFSVDENGQMSATAKGRVRLLSNWEVCADMVGTFTDTEDPAKFKMKYWGVASFLQRGNDDHWIIDTDYDTFALQYSCRLLNLDGTCADSYSFVFSRHPSGLTPEARRLVRQRQEELCLGRQYRWIEHNGYCQSKLSRNIL from the exons ATGGCGTGGATGTGGGCGCTCGTGCTGCTGGCGGCGCTGGGCAGCGGCGGGGCGGAGCGCGACTGCAGGGTGAGCAGCTTTCGAGTGAAGGAGAACTTCGACAAAGCTCGG TTCGCGGGGACCTGGTACGCCATAGCCAAGAAGGACCCTGAGGGTCTCTTCCTGCAAGACAACATCATCGCTGAGTTCTCCGTGGACGAGAACGGCCAGATGAGCGCCACCGCAAAGGGCCGAGTCCGGCTACTGAG TAACTGGGAGGTGTGCGCTGACATGGTGGGCACCTTCACAGACACCGAAGACCCCGCCAAGTTCAAGATGAAGTACTGGGGTGTAGCCTCCTTTCTCCAGAGGGGAA ATGATGACCACTGGATCATCGACACGGACTATGACACCTTCGCGCTGCAGTATTCCTGCCGCCTGCTGAACCTGGACGGCACATGCGCCGACAGCTACTCGTTTGTGTTCTCCCGCCATCCCAGCGGCCTCACCCCAGAGGCCCGGAGACTggtgagacagaggcaggaggagctgTGCCTGGGCCGGCAGTACCGGTGGATTGAGCACAATG GTTACTGTCAGAGCAAACTATCAAGAAACATTTTGTAG
- the Ffar4 gene encoding free fatty acid receptor 4 → MSPERTPPLATDPPRSPEQTNRTHFPFFSDVKGDHWLVLSVLETTVLALILAVSLLGNVCALVLVARRRRRGATTSLVLNLFCADLLFTSAIPLVLVVRWTEAWLLGSVVCHLLFYVMTLSGSVTILTLAAVSLERMVCIVRLQRGARGSARRVQAAMLAFIWGYSGLASLPLCIFFHVVQQRLPGAEKEIPICTLYWPNLAGEISWDVSFVTLNFLVPGLVIVISYSKILQITKASRKRLTMNLAYSEDHQIRVSQQDYRLFRTLFLLMVSFFIMWSPIIITILLILIQNFKQDLVIWPNLFFWVMAFTFANSALNPILYNMSLFRNEWRKILCRGCLLSEKGAIFTDTSVRKNDLSVISS, encoded by the exons ATGTCCCCGGAGCGCACGCCGCCGCTGGCCACCGACCCGCCGCGCAGCCCGGAGCAGACCAACCGCAcccacttccctttcttctcGGACGTCAAGGGCGACCACTGGCTGGTGCTGAGCGTCCTGGAGACCACCGTGCTGGCGCTCATCTTGGCGGTGTCGCTGCTGGGCAATGTCTGTgccctggtgttggtggctcgccGACGGCGCCGCGGTGCCACCACCAGCCTGGTTCTCAACCTCTTCTGCGCGGATCTGCTCTTCACCAGCGCCATCCCGCTGGTGCTCGTGGTGCGCTGGACCGAGGCCTGGCTGCTGGGGTCGGTGGTCTGCCACCTGCTCTTCTACGTGATGACTCTGAGCGGCAGCGTCACCATCCTCACGCTGGCCGCCGTCAGTCTGGAGCGCATGGTGTGCATCGTGCGCCTGCAGCGCGGGGCACGAGGCTCCGCCCGGAGGGTGCAGGCGGCGATGCTGGCCTTCATCTGGGGCTATTCGGGGCTCGCCTCGCTGCCCCTCTGCATCTTCTTCCACGTGGTCCAGCAGAGGCTGCCCGGCGCCGAGAAG GAAATCCCGATTTGCACATTATATTGGCCAAACCTCGCTGGAGAAATCTCGTGGGATGTGTCTTTTGTTACTTTGAATTTCCTGGTGCCAGGACTGGTCATTGTGATTAGTTACTCCAAGATCTTACAG ATCACGAAGGCATCGAGGAAGAGACTCACCATGAACCTGGCATACTCTGAGGACCACCAGATCCGTGTTTCTCAGCAGGACTACCGGCTCTTCCGCACCCTCTTCCTGCTCATGGTCTCTTTCTTCATCATGTGGAGCCCTATCATCATCACTATCCTCCTCATCTTGATCCAGAACTTCAAGCAAGACCTGGTCATCTGGCCAAACCTCTTCTTCTGGGTGATGGCTTTCACTTTTGCCAACTCGGCCCTCAACCCCATTCTCTACAACATGTCACTATTCAGGAATGAATGGAGGAAAATACTGTGCCGTGGCTGCTTGCTCTCAGAAAAGGGAGCCATCTTTACAGACACATCTGTCAGAAAAAATGATTTATCTGTGATTTCCAGCTAA